The genomic window GGTCTGGATATTACGCAACCAAAATTACTGAACTCCACAAATGGTTCATTTACTCCAAGCTCACATGTTGATTTTGACCCTTCAAAATCAAAGCGACTCTCGTGGCATCCAAGGTTTGTCTCGTCACCTCATTATGATGTGTACCTTTTTTGCTGGACGATAGACAACATCTCAGTTGATTTTCTTCTGTACTGGCAGTTAAGCATTTGTTACCATGAGTTTGTGGTGCATTTTCTATAAAAAAATTGTGTGGCGCATGAAAGATCTTCTGTACTTAACTACTTATACTCTTATAGTTGTGTATGTTCTCAGATGCTCGCTTCTTTTTATATGGACAAATCCCAAGTTTCTTACCTTAATTTAGGGTCTTCTTGTATGAAGGTTTTCTCTCTCACATGGAGTGTGACCACTTAGTATCTATGGTAATATTCCCATCATCCGTATCACAGCTCAGTCCTTGCATTCAGGTTATTTATAAAACACGACTTGCATCATGTTATTGAAGGTCATGTTTTCATTCTTGCAGGCACATGGTAAGATAGGGTCATCTGTACTTGTTAATGATGGTGCTACAAATATTTCCCAGAACAATATTGATGCAGGCCTCATATTTAGCCTGGCTGATAGCAAGGTGAGCATACATACTGCTTTCATGATATTTTCATGACTGGCTCTTTGCTAACCATGCAGAAATGTAGACAGagaaaaataaaattaaacaaACCTTGAATCCCTCTATTTAAGTATCTTCTACCATATCATCTGTAAGTTAATGCTTAGCTGTGTGTTACCTGTGAATAAACACATATGTAACTAAATGAGGTCACAGTTATTGTTTTTCTTGATATTGCAATCTGTGAAGAAAGTGCACATTCCTTTGGATATATAGTAGTAGATGTTAAACTTTTATAAATTGAGGTATATCAAATTAGGGTCTACTACTACTAAGCCCTGGACTGTTCTACTTCTAAATGATGTTTTGTACTCCTTTTGAAGGACATAGTTGTTTCGAAGATTGAAGATAGGATATCATTATGGAGTTTTATTCCAAAAGGTATTGCTTGTTCCTTGCAATTACTCTTTTGTAATTCTGTGTAACCTTGCTTGCTAGGTGTCTGGCTGTTGACATTCTTAGTTGTCTCAGAGCATGGGGAGAGCATGCAGATTTTGAAGTATGGAGCAAACCAAAGTGACCCTAACAAGGAAGAAACTCAATCGAGCAGTGGTGCCAATAGGCTTGTTACCATTTTGATGTATCTTTCTGATATCAAGCAAGGTGGTGAAACTGTTTTCCCCAGATCTGAGGTAATGACATTATCACACAGTCTTACTTGTGAGAAGAAGTCCTtgtcattttgaaaaaaaaaaagtCCTTATCAGAATGACTAGTCACAGTGACATTGATATGTAGTTTCCTTGACTGAAAAGTGAAAAGGAGATAATAATCTGTATATAATATGTGTGCTCAGCTGAAGGATACTCAAGCCAAGGAAGGGACACCTTCTGAATGTGCTGGTTATGCAGTGAAACCTGTCAAGGGCAACGCAGTTCTGCTGTTCAATTCAAGGCCTGACGGAGTCGCCGACAAGGACAGTCAGTACGAGTTCTGTCCTGCCGTCGAAGGGGAGAAATGGCTTGCCATAAAACATATGTATGCAAGCAAGATCGATAAATCAAAACCTTCGCCGGCATCCGAGGATGATGATTGCACCGATGAAGATGGTAACTGTGTCAGTTGGGCCGCTGCCGGCGAATGCGAAAAGAATCCTGTGTTTATGATTGGCAGTTCAGACTACTATGGCACTTGCAGGAAGAGCTGCCATGCGTGCTAGATGTTTTTCTTGTTTTCGTGCATTGCCCTTAGGGATGTCTCTTAGCATTTTCGTTGTTTAATACAGGCATTGGTGTTGTAAGTGGAAAATGATTCAGCAAATTGTGCACTGCCCACAGATAATCTTTACTGTTGTCAGGAAATGTAGTACATAGGTATTGGATTGGCTGCTCTTATAAAGTTATGGAAAATAATTCTGACCTCATTTTGTTCCGTCAGACAATGCCTGCATGCATAATCGCACCTGTCTGCATATTTGCATTCCAGCAACTTTCTGGGTACATGGATAattatcttttggcttcaacatttcCAACGTGTGTGGACTCTTATGATCATATCTACTGTAAGAATACTCGTCTAACATTCTAGGGCAAATAATACTTACTAAACAACTTTGGCTCTTGCGCAGAACAGTTGGCTGTTGGAAGTATGGTTGCAGGAATCATTATGCTACCTAGCAAAGTCTATTGATATAAACTGGAGTAAATTCTACAGTACTGTTGCTACTACGTAAGTTTAAGGTAATATAAACTAAATTATATCTTTGCACGTCAGAGTCGTTGTAGTATAGTGGTAAGTATTCCCGCCTGTCACGCGggtgacccgggttcgatccccggcaacggcgcactTTTTATTTTCGACCCCCTTCGTTCTATTCCTTTGGTCAATGATCCCCAAGTTGAAGTGCTGaaccttcttttttttcttcgaggGGAAAAGTGTTGAACCTTCTAAAGCTGGCCACGAGGTTGGAGCAAACGAATCGATCATTGGGAGAGTCAGCCCCCGGCTGGTATGCCTACATCTTTTTAGGGTAGGACTCTTTATAAAAACAAGTTCAACAAACCGTTACAATATCGTATAGTTGAAAGAACCAGACATGCCTGCCAAAGCCTATACTATCGGCCTCGAAGTTTCTAGACCTTCTCTCGTGTATAAATTTACACTCCAAAACTCTCCACAAGTAGCTCGAATTTCTTGAATAATAGATGCATGTTTCCCACCTTGGTTTGCTTCAATGTCCTTGACCACCGTGGCGATGTCTGAAGAAATAATCACCCGAGTGATATTCAAATCAAGTGTTAATGCCAAAGCCTCACGATAAGGCAGTGCTTCTAAAGTTGATACATCTGTCACACCCATAAAAGTAATTGATGAAGAGCCCAAGCAGTTACCAAGATGATCCCAACAAATCACAAGCGCTGCTCCTCTATCTCCATATCTCCCCACCGCTTTGTCTACATTAACTTTCATTGTTCCAACTGGTGGTCTAATCCACGGTTTGTGCGATAGGCGGAAAGCGTCTTACCCTCGTATGAGGGGGCGCCGTGCATGTTTATAGGCAGGAGCGCACATCCCTGACAGCGGATACAAGTTCTTGAGATTACATACTTGGAGGAGAAGGGATAAGAGAGAATAAAGGATTCGGTTTACAAGAGATAAGCTAAGCTATCTATGCACCGAAGCACTTAAACATCTATCTCTATCTATCCCTATGTCAGGTATAATGCTacgtttaacaccctcccttaatcacaacttcatcaagttgagattatgcttgaagtcTTCAAAACTCCGCGTGGGCAAAGCTTTGGTGaatccatctgcaacttgatctctaGAGTGCACAAACCGAATATCAAGTTGCTTATTAGCAACCCTTTTTCTGACAAAGTGGAAATCTATCTCTATGTGTTTTGTTATGGCATGAAACACATGATTAGCAGGTAGATAGGtagcaccaagattgtcacaccacaaACATGGAGCTTGAGTATTTCTCACACCAAGTTCCTTAAGAATGGATTGAACCCATATAATTTCTGTTGTTTCATTTGCCAATGCTTTGTATTCTGCCTCTGTACTGGATCTAGACATTGTTGTCTGTTTCCTTGCACTCCATGATATCAAGTTAGGACCAAAAAATATTGCAAACCTACCAGTGGAGCGCCTATCATCTAGGCTACCTGCCCAATCAGAATCAGAGAAGGCACTGACAAAAGTAGATGGTGACTTGCTGAAGTTAAGACCAATGCTCAAAGTATTTTTGACATATCTAACTATACGTTTGGCAGCTGTCCAATTAACAAtagtgggtgcatgaagaaactggcatactttgttgacagcaaaagaaatatcaggTCTTGTCAAAGTTAAGTATTGCAGTGCACCTACCAAGCTCCTATATTTAGTGATGTCTTCTTTACTTAGAGGTGTACCTTCTGTAAGAGACAGTTTCTCAGAACTTGATAAAGGAGTAGGTGAGGGTTTACAACCTTGCAAGCCAGCCTTTTTTACCAAATCAGTGGCATATTTTTCCTGGGATAGATGAAGCCCATCATCACGTTTCTTCACTTCAATCCCTAGGAAATAATGAAGATCTCCAAGATCCTTAAGAGCAAAATATGCACTCAAATCTTTTAACAATCCAGCTATTGCCTTATCAGATGAACTtgtaacaataatatcatcaacataaatgaggACAAATATGGATGTGTTCAATTTATTGTAAATGAACAATGAGGTGTCAGACTtggaaggaacaaaaccaagtgtTTGCATCTTATGGCAGAGACGTGAGTACCACACCCTTGGTGCTTGCTTTAACCCATAAAGTGCTTTGTCAAGTTTGCATACAGATGAGGGTGCATTTTCAttctcaaacccaggaggttgtttcatgtatacGTCCTCTTTCAGAACGCCATGCAGAAACGCATTCTGTACATCTAGTTGTCTGAGATTCCATCCCCTGAAAACAGCACTGGACAAAACAAGACGTATGGTTGCAACTTTAACAACGGGACTAAAAGTATCATCATAGTCTATTCCATACCATCGCTTGAAACCCTTGGCAACAAGTCTTGCCTTGTACCGGTCAATGGTTCCATCAAATTTCCTTTTTATTCTGAagacccatttgcaatcaataagATTTAAACCTTGTTGCGGAGGAACTAGATGCCACGTGTTATTTTTTCTCtagtgccaaaaattcttcctTCATTGCCTTTTTTCATTTTTCATCACGAAGTGCTTCCTCAAGGGTGCTTGGCTCACCTGGTTCACCCGTGGAACAAACTAGGCCATATTTTGTTATATGCTTATAATCAACAGGTTGGATCACACCTTGTTGTAGTCTTGTTCTTCGTTGTGACAGTGCAGCAGGATCAGTTGGCGCAGAAGATCCCAAAGCAGGAACATGAGTTCTGGGCGCTGCGACATCTGAGGCAGATTTGTCTCATGCTTCTCCTGGATCTTCTGTGACTGCATCTCGTGATCCAGGCGTTGTAGAGGCCGCAGAAGATCTCGGCCGGCCGACCGGCTCATCATGGGCGCATGATTGCGTGGGCCCGTGCAAATCAGCACCGGATCCAGCGCCCTTCTCCGCGGCTCAGCGCGCCGCTTGTAGCAGCATGACTTGTCGGGGAAGCGCGCGCCGCTTTGGCCACTTGGGGGCTGCCAGGTGTGAGGCGATGAGCGGGGCGGAGCAGGCGCGGGGCCACCTCCAGTAGGTGCGGGGCCGCCTCCAGCTACGGTCGGTTGTGTGGCGCGCGCAGAGTCGCTGGTAGTTGCCCAGGCGTGCGACGCAGTTGTCGGCTCTGACGCGTCAGTCCGCACCGATCCCGGCGCAAAATGCCTGCACTGCTGCTCCTGCGGTGATCCCGAGGCGGATCCGGCGGATTCCAAGGCAGATTTGCCCCCCACGTCATGACACATGAAATATGGCATTTGGGAAGTGATTTGTGCATCATTTTATTCTTTGTTTTCACTCTTGTTTTCTCCTCCAACATCACAAAGCTCATGGGTATGGTTAAGAGGGTTAGTCATCATCGGATCAGCACAATTATTTTCTCCCCCGTGATCAAGGCTGGATAGATGAAATGGAAAAAGAAGTATTTCTTGACGTAGTCTAGCGCCGGCATTAGGATGAAGATCAACAAAAGGAAATTTTGTTTCATCAAAGATCACATCACGAGAAATATAGACACGACCAGTGGAGATGTCAAGGCACTTAACACCTTTATGAAGTGGACTATACCCAAGAAAATCACATTGCTTTGAGCGAACCATGAGTTTGCGATTGTTGTATGGGTGAAGAttaggccaacatgcacacccaaacACACGAAGTGATTTGTAGTCGGGTTTGACATGAAGTAACCTTTCTACTGGATTTTCATTATTGATGACACGACTAGGAAGCATGTTGATAATGTGGACAGCCGtgagaaaagcctcatcccaaCATTTAAGAGGCATAGAGGCGCCGACTAAGAGAGCTAGTCCTACCTGCACAATGTGTCTATGCTTACGTTTTGCGGaaccgttttgttggtgagcatgggAAAAAGACACGTGATGAGAGATGCCAAGGTTTTGGAAGAAAGAGTTTAACTTTTTGTACTCCCCCCAGTCCGATTGGACAACAATGATCTTACTGTCAAACTTGCGCTCAACAAGAGCTTGGAAGTTTTGGAAAACTTGAAAGACATTGGAtcttttcttaagaagatagatccaagaGTATTTGCTGTAGTCATCAATAAAACTCACGTAATATGTGTGTCTACCAAAGGAGCTaggggcaggaccccaaacatcggAAAAAAATAATTGCAAAGGTTTTGTAGACACACTAGTTGATATTGGATATGGCAACTGATGACTCTTAGCacgttgacatgaatcacaaactGTTTCAACATTGTGCTCACCAACAAACaagagcttatttttcctaagcaatctttcaactaaagaaaaagaggCATGTCCTAATCGATCATGCCATCGTGTTGGCGAAAGTTTGGCAACACCGTAGGCATGTTTATTGAATATCCGACGCTCCGGAATCAACGGGTAGAGTCCTCGAATGCATCTACCTCGATAAAAAACTTTCTTCattgcctgatccttgatcaaaaagaaaaaaTGATGAAACTCGAGGAAGACATGATTGTCAATGGCAATTCTATGAACGGAAAGAAGATTCATACTAGCACTAGGGACAAGCAATATTTTTCTAAGATGAAGTTGCGATGGGGAGTTTTAATAATTGTATAACCAATGTGACGAATCCTCATACCTGCACCATTAGCAGTGTGGATTTGGTCCTTACCGCGGTATTTTTCCCGCATGGTCACCTTCTCAAGTTCGCTGGTGATGTGTTCGGTGGCACCACTGTCGACGTACTAGTTGGTGTCGACGCCATAGGAGCTATCTGCAGCAGTAGCCACCTTGTCCCCGTCCTGGGagtcatcatcatcctcgtcatagcGATACCAGCAGTCCCGGGAGTTGTGCTCGAGCTTGCCACAGATCCGGCAGCGCGGCGCATCAGGGCGCGCTCGGTTGGAGCCacggccaccaccgccgccgcatcCCTTGGAGTTGGTGGAGGGGGAACAGCCGGCGTGAGGAGTGGTGTTGTTGGAGGAGTTGCCACCGCCACCCGATCTGGTCTTGCCGCGTGGAGGTCCGCCGTGGCCACGAGAGGCAGCGTTCGCAGATGACTTGAAGCCGCCCGAACCCTGGTAGAGTGCCATGTGCTGATCAAAGTTGCTTAGCATGGTGAACAACTCATCCAGGGAGACGGGAGAGGTGTAGGCATCGAGGGCCGACACCAGAGGCTGGTACTCCATGTCCTGCGCatggatgatgtaggagacgatCTCGTCGTCTTGCAGCGGCTTGCCGACCGTGGCGAGTTTATCAGCCAGGCCGGGCATGTGGGCGAAGAAGGTGGCGACCGGCTGAGTTCCCTTCTGCGCATGAAGCAAAGCCGTCTGGATGTTGTTGATGCGGCTGAGCGGCTGCAAGGAGAACATGGCCGCCAGGGTTGTCCAGAGCGCATGTGTCATGGTGATCGCGGTCACCTGCACCAGTAACTCTTTGGAGAGGTTGTTGAGCAGGTACCCGAGCACTTGTTGATCCTCCCGGACTCAGattgggtggagagggttgggctcgGTGGAGTCCTTGCCGTCCTTGTTCTTGCCAGGAAGGAAGCGGGCTGGCTCCGGCATGCTGCCGCTGGCATAGCCGAAGACGCCAGCTCCCCTTAGCTGCGGCGTGATCTGGACGCGCCACAATACTTAGTTCGTACAGGTGAGCTTCTCCGTGACCTGGTGAAAGtccaactatccctaggtggttttggtaattcctaacaacatatagctcattgagctaacattattccaggATGAATATTTcaagaaaagctcaatgaatggcatggcatggatgagaaaagtggacccctcaaaatgctaaggataaaaggattggctcaagctcaaaagctcaagactctacattttatattttagtgatccaagatcacattgagtctataggaaaagccaatactatcaaggagggatgaggtgttgcttaatgagtttcttgctccatagtgcttagtgatatgctccaaaaccctcaactactttcccacatccacatatgatctaaaccaaaagtcaaactcggccccaccgattctttctatccggcgccaccgagttcagatgtcatagccactgccacaaaccctaggcaaatcggtctcaccggtagggatcccggtctcaccgagatgggattgtaatctctctatttcccttcgtaacatttcagtaccaccaagatgagcgatcggtcccaccgagattgcaatgtaaactccctgtttccttttcgtaacatttcggtcccaccgaaatgagcgaaccggtcccaccgagtttacctgaccaactctctggttagcttattaccaaaatcggtcctaccgagtttgtgtaatcggtctcgccgagattacgttatgtcctaaccctaaccatatcggtcctaccgagttgcatgtcgatcccaccgaaaatcctaacggtcactagatttgctaaatcggtctgaccgagtttcccaatttggtcccaccgagtttggcaagttgtgtgtaacggttagattttgtgtggaggctatatatacccctccacctcctcttcattcgtggagagagccatcagaacaaatctacacttccaacttgttgtttctgagagagaaccacctactcatgtgttgaggccaagatattccattcctaccatatgaatcttgatctctagccttccccaagttgctttccactcaaatcttctttccaccaaatccaaatcatgtgagagagagttgagtgttggggagactatcatttgaagcacaagag from Triticum aestivum cultivar Chinese Spring chromosome 3B, IWGSC CS RefSeq v2.1, whole genome shotgun sequence includes these protein-coding regions:
- the LOC123069094 gene encoding probable prolyl 4-hydroxylase 7 isoform X1, encoding MGSGSGAVLVLVTACLAIAPPCALASSRKFGLDITQPKLLNSTNGSFTPSSHVDFDPSKSKRLSWHPRVFLYEGFLSHMECDHLVSMAHGKIGSSVLVNDGATNISQNNIDAGLIFSLADSKDIVVSKIEDRISLWSFIPKEHGESMQILKYGANQSDPNKEETQSSSGANRLVTILMYLSDIKQGGETVFPRSELKDTQAKEGTPSECAGYAVKPVKGNAVLLFNSRPDGVADKDSQYEFCPAVEGEKWLAIKHMYASKIDKSKPSPASEDDDCTDEDGNCVSWAAAGECEKNPVFMIGSSDYYGTCRKSCHAC
- the LOC123069094 gene encoding probable prolyl 4-hydroxylase 7 isoform X2, whose protein sequence is MVHLLQAHMLILTLQNQSDSRGIQGFLSHMECDHLVSMAHGKIGSSVLVNDGATNISQNNIDAGLIFSLADSKDIVVSKIEDRISLWSFIPKEHGESMQILKYGANQSDPNKEETQSSSGANRLVTILMYLSDIKQGGETVFPRSELKDTQAKEGTPSECAGYAVKPVKGNAVLLFNSRPDGVADKDSQYEFCPAVEGEKWLAIKHMYASKIDKSKPSPASEDDDCTDEDGNCVSWAAAGECEKNPVFMIGSSDYYGTCRKSCHAC